The proteins below come from a single Candidatus Desulfarcum epimagneticum genomic window:
- a CDS encoding conserved hypothetical protein (Evidence 4 : Unknown function but conserved in other organisms) yields MDKCGAETGNLIVFDRDAEKTWDEKIFQRKENYRGRMIDIWGM; encoded by the coding sequence ATGGATAAATGCGGCGCCGAAACCGGCAATCTGATTGTTTTCGACCGGGACGCGGAAAAAACGTGGGATGAAAAAATTTTTCAGCGCAAAGAGAATTATCGGGGGCGCATGATTGATATTTGGGGGATGTGA
- a CDS encoding hypothetical protein (Evidence 5 : Unknown function) — translation MFFLNENSNFKNRALFWGLLLAVFFATPDQSAGYELRPARFTVALCPDGYLPVCALYHQLNHFLGDEVVVGVRDGPFGTPEQLIKLAQLKSKKRRIRFQETRDGSTLLPERIVVFSRSSSDLVPAEKTPRERGDGWTDAPFAAYMAHGRDPDKEIIYDVSHKEYLIESDPSSFTRVSRIPCDSVINCQNKVIESFYDAIMAKSRGDGGGRMGAKIFSQALPYEGFLVSLQGQVDPGEIEMIRQRVDGELTRFGSVTVDGQETPKYTPADIGNGFLSDNVFFSQIVKNDVASFFDPARSDIALIDFRSPRPQAVPPRTTPLLPKLEISMGPPSAFSLSESSVLGEDASNDELHHLTVFSHEQDPIDLSLYLTPQRAAAGGDPEIFYYRGSDFTKVQMVPENHTLDIGPLGLGNGENPYPLDVTGEIPPNDFLFFSSSQNCDKFHVKSEMEQARIGQPHIRGFFGYSTYLDPYFHGYFADAMLSFADRLKRQKMAMDPDGYLAFTQKMLRLDDVYTLYRMALNAAPPDSGRLEKGYSQNIFEMFGDGALRISTSETAPHHPFHFASGLLSETQTLEENSRNIMKFIAPGPPGRLGSRFHLYAFMHEINFREIFIARAGGEKYFSVQDRTTSFDFYDHRYLTYHSTFFLKDYPDPQPGDRLKLKVDFRKEDKSHTPLSQSLENIFSPGFQYAGILGSVPDYIKRGEWEKSIPIVAQQRKTPVATALKGAVPARDGALQGEGLGDRPPPPGGGGGGSSSKTGSVATKTTKKKKGQRKSALEQNAFGEQILKFKGMGAGPFPDHMIIWHRVKDAGGKVRHSYPVFSRKIVPDRVSAARRMEPLSAGGDDFPHMSHSDLAHDFTVAIDPSFEYGVKPEDEFSVAFSKQPVTDVSSFEETLGYTDAVEVIRAGDFMRFKREFLKLSDFKAGGLAFRFKSDGPLFDDSRARVRILHADRGRALAQPYEMMDEQVVYTPENGFSFAVPENFGSRIKLGDHLLVWISVPLGGAYVNFNRNIQVTDDTLYVSADGIAGLDFETALEIVPSGGVIVLGPGVYDIGNFTVGKNITVRGHENACLNGSISSADGFSALNSVSACGRGGAGTADSGGSSAGQGSGDDSSKAGKKDAGESASKILLPTVTATATFISILGGAAYLFKGKSGSRAGAGTRAGEGAAGREMAAQPLADAGGMARTGTYLRPAARAGAAERAALGEARLSAEMEGRASQALEKTREVASKPKSKVAALPSPGPFEGIFNGMARAAAALLETRNAMAANALSFSMDQFISGFMTNVAMKALAGPATPGFSMNLGPVIQAKVKAVRESDSYKDLTEEEKKTLDLADQAGNLLPELMEIQKILAEVYFEVFLKELEKSYPQASGAAESTHLFLTKTEALFNSRELSEALASLQRDLHRAAADKAAGALTGSSGMARPETFLSGGHMQTFDLIRLLMMITDQTYCSVAELEDEDGQKNRLAGFLCRLATDPGNSFLEGEIHGLYLTGVRLHFGALRRVLESLDDPEEGMRNLSRMFRLAVAVRMAELGGKWGLDTSDIQKAVNSRLTEAEEFTFDQVEALAGAAMKGGELEKAVRALPFGPELINKGMLGKDMALGAAGEVLDRAEKAATETGGEALKSALRIFNGDFRGAGESAVKAFKSAISDIRDAFGEAGKSPEKLFTSPGEFMKNLFGSMGKAFKSWFGNDCDEVRISRQEDLRLFNVKFGGGTFALANDPKKRMYHLTGRVKGCPEASGFSGYAARAYVPAESSDPSLYFAIDMGDTSDSCQNKRYGGIGTGPGSMWFGWWDGGHLDFKSARAGEGSGTWWGLPDYGPFAGDREIGSMVSGKDGMVWALDDSGKIHEFRDPNHGVTTGDYAWSWRMIPDPRPASAGESALKELLPLEAKRMIAVNGKNELFYSASSSAAWKKIWPSFKAIDMEKGIVSFSPGQFDLFHGPGGMVFVTASDAGGNFYASWISGEKAFPLWMKLYRFDKGIHDFDFSDDGRKLAILDGEFKPHLVPVNDTIDWAGVQAGAGAWMDSAVMEALGKGELEKARELMALVNGGKSPSALPAPVAVVSLSGKSKSPDPVGVSWRKAAGDNRTRFYHVQGGRRDSSSPEMDFYTTKNAFEIPMNAFSDGVIYARVRAMDMDGSQSPFTELGERIKDTTPPERVTGIAAALAKTPGSKVYDAVRVFWNPSRDRDFARYRIYKIKGASRERLAVLDGLSPAGERTGAPNAFYMDAGADAGAWFQYAATAVDDAGNENLLAGLSAPVFLNNAPSLPGGARAFSPIPEDERDSSGDLVSRFLQGASDPEGDAVGMAVISADSDGGRWEYRRPGGDWTAFVSASPIRARLLEASDRIRFVPLSDWNGDATITFRAWDKTKGMAGRTADVSGNGEYHPYSAHSASASVTVRPVNDPPSFVRGPDLNIIEDSGAQVVENWASEIAKGPGDESGQRLSFVLAHDREAPPGAIPDFFHQAPAMDENGRLTYALYPDANGTANVTVRLRDDGGVENGGIDADESRPPVRFTITARPVNDPPSFSALDQTVDEDAGIRRIPLSDWAQDIRPGPENEKDQTVGFTVVSTSSPGLFSAPPSISPDGVLIFSPALDQNGQARVTVRARDDGGVENEGVDQSAPVTFGITVRSVNDAPSFSKGADIRVRQSAGRRVLRNWARQISAGPADESGQRLHFEVKASRPSLFAVQPAISSGGTLTFTPRRNRSGKTSVTAVLKDGGGKDRSGEDQSAPARFNIRVLRVSRPGSDASNDAPSQPLLESPAAP, via the coding sequence ATGTTTTTTTTAAATGAAAATTCTAATTTTAAGAACAGGGCGCTGTTTTGGGGGCTCCTTCTGGCTGTTTTTTTCGCGACGCCCGATCAGAGCGCCGGTTACGAACTCAGGCCCGCCCGGTTTACAGTCGCGCTTTGCCCAGACGGCTACTTGCCAGTCTGCGCGCTTTATCATCAACTGAATCATTTTTTGGGAGATGAGGTGGTTGTAGGCGTGCGAGACGGTCCGTTTGGGACACCTGAACAACTCATTAAGCTCGCCCAGCTCAAAAGCAAAAAACGGCGAATACGCTTTCAGGAAACGCGGGATGGCTCCACGCTGCTTCCTGAAAGGATCGTTGTTTTTTCCCGGTCGTCCTCTGATCTTGTGCCGGCCGAGAAAACGCCCCGGGAACGGGGCGACGGCTGGACGGATGCGCCGTTTGCCGCTTATATGGCTCATGGCCGGGACCCTGATAAGGAAATCATTTATGACGTCAGTCACAAGGAGTATCTGATAGAATCGGATCCCAGTTCTTTTACCCGGGTCTCAAGAATCCCGTGCGACAGCGTTATAAATTGCCAGAACAAGGTGATCGAGTCGTTTTATGACGCCATCATGGCCAAGTCCCGGGGCGACGGCGGCGGGCGCATGGGCGCGAAGATTTTTTCCCAGGCCCTTCCCTATGAGGGGTTTCTGGTTTCTCTCCAGGGACAGGTGGACCCGGGTGAAATCGAAATGATCAGGCAAAGAGTGGATGGAGAGCTGACGAGATTCGGCTCTGTGACCGTCGATGGACAAGAGACGCCCAAATATACCCCTGCGGACATTGGAAACGGCTTTCTTTCGGACAATGTTTTTTTTAGTCAAATTGTTAAAAACGACGTCGCCTCTTTCTTTGATCCGGCCAGGTCGGATATCGCCCTCATTGATTTTCGATCTCCCCGGCCTCAAGCCGTCCCCCCCAGGACAACCCCCCTCCTTCCAAAGCTGGAAATCAGCATGGGGCCGCCAAGCGCTTTTTCCTTGTCTGAGTCTTCGGTTCTGGGGGAAGACGCAAGCAATGACGAACTCCACCATCTGACAGTTTTCAGCCATGAACAGGACCCGATAGATCTTTCGCTGTATCTGACTCCTCAAAGGGCCGCGGCCGGAGGCGATCCGGAGATTTTTTATTACCGGGGATCGGATTTCACAAAAGTTCAAATGGTGCCGGAGAATCACACACTGGACATAGGTCCCCTGGGGCTGGGGAACGGCGAAAATCCATACCCGCTTGATGTTACTGGAGAGATACCGCCAAATGATTTTTTGTTTTTTTCGTCCTCTCAAAACTGCGACAAATTCCATGTTAAATCCGAAATGGAACAGGCTCGAATCGGCCAGCCCCATATCAGGGGATTTTTTGGGTATTCGACTTATCTGGATCCGTATTTTCACGGTTATTTCGCGGACGCCATGCTGTCCTTCGCGGATCGGCTGAAGCGTCAGAAAATGGCCATGGATCCGGATGGCTATCTGGCCTTTACGCAGAAAATGCTTCGGCTTGACGATGTCTATACGCTGTATAGAATGGCCTTAAATGCCGCGCCCCCGGATTCGGGTCGTCTCGAAAAGGGATATTCACAGAATATATTCGAAATGTTTGGCGACGGCGCCTTGCGAATCTCCACTTCCGAAACAGCGCCCCATCATCCGTTTCATTTTGCCTCGGGACTATTGAGCGAAACCCAGACTCTGGAGGAAAACAGTCGCAATATCATGAAATTCATAGCGCCCGGGCCTCCCGGACGCCTCGGTTCTCGTTTTCATCTTTATGCTTTTATGCACGAAATAAATTTCAGGGAAATTTTCATCGCCAGGGCAGGGGGAGAAAAATATTTTTCAGTACAGGACAGAACGACTTCTTTCGATTTCTATGATCACCGGTATCTTACCTACCACTCAACATTTTTTTTGAAGGATTATCCGGACCCTCAGCCCGGGGACAGGCTGAAATTAAAAGTGGACTTTCGCAAAGAAGACAAAAGCCATACGCCTTTGTCCCAGAGCCTGGAAAATATCTTTTCGCCGGGATTTCAATATGCGGGGATTTTGGGCAGCGTTCCGGATTATATTAAAAGGGGGGAATGGGAGAAGTCGATTCCCATCGTGGCGCAGCAAAGAAAAACCCCGGTCGCCACGGCGCTGAAGGGCGCCGTGCCCGCAAGGGACGGCGCCCTTCAAGGGGAAGGTCTTGGCGACCGGCCGCCCCCTCCCGGCGGCGGGGGCGGGGGGAGTTCCTCTAAAACCGGCTCGGTGGCGACGAAAACGACAAAGAAGAAGAAAGGACAACGGAAATCCGCGCTTGAGCAAAACGCCTTCGGGGAGCAGATCCTGAAATTCAAAGGCATGGGAGCCGGCCCTTTCCCGGACCATATGATCATCTGGCACCGGGTCAAAGACGCCGGGGGCAAGGTTCGGCATTCCTACCCGGTGTTTTCCAGAAAAATCGTCCCGGACCGGGTTTCGGCCGCGCGCAGGATGGAGCCTTTGTCCGCCGGCGGGGACGACTTTCCCCATATGAGCCATTCCGATCTGGCCCATGATTTCACGGTGGCCATCGACCCGTCGTTTGAATACGGCGTGAAACCCGAAGATGAATTCAGCGTGGCGTTTTCAAAACAGCCGGTCACGGACGTCTCTTCATTTGAGGAGACCCTGGGCTACACGGACGCCGTGGAGGTGATCAGGGCCGGGGACTTCATGCGCTTCAAACGCGAGTTTCTCAAGCTTTCGGATTTTAAGGCCGGGGGTCTGGCGTTTCGTTTCAAAAGCGACGGGCCTTTGTTTGACGACTCCCGGGCCCGGGTCCGGATTCTTCACGCGGACCGGGGCCGGGCGCTGGCGCAGCCCTATGAGATGATGGATGAACAGGTCGTCTATACGCCGGAAAACGGGTTTTCATTCGCCGTTCCGGAGAATTTCGGCTCCAGGATCAAACTGGGAGACCATCTGCTCGTGTGGATTTCCGTTCCCCTGGGCGGGGCTTATGTGAATTTCAACCGAAACATACAGGTCACCGACGACACGCTTTATGTGTCCGCGGACGGAATCGCCGGCCTTGATTTTGAAACGGCTCTGGAGATCGTCCCGTCGGGCGGGGTCATCGTCCTGGGGCCGGGGGTCTATGATATCGGGAACTTCACGGTGGGCAAAAATATCACGGTCCGGGGCCATGAAAACGCCTGCCTCAACGGCTCCATTTCCTCGGCCGACGGATTTTCGGCGCTCAATTCGGTTTCGGCGTGCGGCCGGGGAGGGGCGGGGACCGCCGACTCAGGAGGTTCAAGCGCCGGCCAGGGCTCGGGCGATGATTCGTCAAAAGCGGGGAAAAAGGACGCCGGGGAAAGCGCCTCTAAAATCCTGCTCCCGACGGTTACCGCGACCGCCACTTTCATCTCCATCCTCGGGGGGGCCGCTTATTTATTCAAGGGAAAAAGCGGGTCCAGGGCCGGGGCCGGGACAAGGGCGGGCGAAGGGGCCGCCGGGCGGGAAATGGCGGCCCAGCCCCTGGCCGACGCCGGAGGGATGGCCAGGACGGGGACCTATTTGCGCCCGGCGGCCCGGGCCGGGGCCGCCGAAAGGGCGGCGCTGGGGGAGGCGCGTTTAAGCGCCGAAATGGAAGGGCGGGCCTCCCAGGCCCTTGAAAAGACCCGGGAAGTCGCCTCGAAACCGAAATCGAAAGTGGCCGCTTTGCCCTCCCCGGGACCGTTCGAGGGAATTTTCAATGGAATGGCCCGGGCCGCGGCGGCCCTGTTGGAGACCCGAAACGCCATGGCCGCGAACGCGCTTTCCTTTTCCATGGATCAGTTTATTTCCGGCTTTATGACGAATGTGGCCATGAAGGCCCTGGCCGGTCCGGCGACGCCGGGATTTTCCATGAATTTAGGGCCCGTGATCCAAGCGAAGGTTAAAGCCGTCCGGGAATCGGATTCTTACAAGGACTTAACCGAGGAGGAAAAAAAGACTCTGGACCTAGCCGATCAGGCGGGGAATCTGCTGCCGGAGTTGATGGAGATACAAAAAATTCTGGCCGAGGTTTACTTTGAGGTGTTTTTGAAAGAGCTGGAAAAAAGTTATCCCCAGGCGTCCGGGGCCGCTGAATCGACGCATCTGTTTTTGACAAAGACCGAGGCGCTTTTCAACAGCCGCGAGCTGTCCGAGGCGCTGGCGTCTTTGCAACGGGACCTTCACCGGGCCGCGGCGGATAAAGCGGCGGGGGCTTTGACCGGGTCGTCGGGCATGGCCAGGCCGGAGACCTTTTTGTCCGGCGGCCACATGCAGACCTTTGATCTGATCCGTCTTTTGATGATGATCACGGATCAGACCTACTGTTCGGTGGCGGAGCTGGAGGATGAAGATGGTCAAAAGAACCGTCTGGCGGGTTTTTTGTGCCGTCTGGCCACCGATCCCGGGAACTCGTTCCTGGAGGGAGAGATTCACGGCCTTTACCTGACAGGGGTTCGCCTGCACTTCGGGGCGTTGAGGCGGGTCCTGGAGAGTCTGGACGACCCGGAAGAGGGCATGCGGAACCTGTCCCGGATGTTTCGACTGGCCGTGGCTGTGCGCATGGCGGAGCTGGGGGGGAAGTGGGGTCTGGACACGTCCGATATCCAGAAGGCCGTGAACAGCCGTCTGACCGAGGCGGAAGAGTTCACTTTCGATCAGGTGGAGGCGCTGGCCGGCGCGGCCATGAAGGGGGGGGAGCTGGAGAAGGCTGTCCGGGCTCTTCCGTTTGGCCCGGAGCTGATCAATAAGGGCATGCTTGGCAAAGATATGGCGCTTGGGGCCGCCGGGGAAGTCCTGGACAGAGCGGAGAAAGCCGCGACTGAGACCGGGGGCGAGGCGCTCAAGTCCGCTTTGCGGATTTTCAACGGCGATTTCAGGGGAGCCGGGGAATCGGCGGTCAAGGCGTTTAAAAGCGCCATTTCCGACATCCGGGACGCCTTTGGCGAGGCGGGAAAATCCCCGGAAAAGCTGTTCACCTCGCCCGGGGAATTTATGAAAAACCTCTTCGGGTCGATGGGGAAAGCCTTCAAGTCCTGGTTCGGAAACGACTGCGACGAAGTGAGGATTTCCCGTCAGGAGGATTTGCGTCTTTTCAATGTGAAGTTCGGGGGCGGGACATTCGCCCTTGCCAACGATCCGAAAAAGCGGATGTATCACCTGACCGGCCGGGTGAAGGGATGCCCGGAGGCGTCGGGATTTTCGGGATACGCGGCCCGGGCGTACGTGCCCGCCGAGTCTTCGGACCCGTCGCTTTATTTTGCCATTGACATGGGCGACACGTCGGACAGCTGCCAGAACAAGCGTTACGGGGGAATCGGAACAGGCCCGGGCTCCATGTGGTTCGGCTGGTGGGACGGGGGCCATCTTGATTTCAAATCCGCCCGGGCCGGCGAGGGGTCGGGCACATGGTGGGGGCTTCCGGATTACGGCCCCTTTGCCGGGGACCGGGAGATCGGCTCCATGGTGTCCGGAAAAGACGGCATGGTCTGGGCGCTGGACGATTCGGGAAAGATCCACGAGTTCAGGGACCCGAATCATGGCGTCACAACGGGAGATTATGCCTGGAGCTGGCGCATGATCCCGGACCCCCGTCCGGCATCGGCCGGGGAAAGCGCTCTCAAAGAGCTGCTTCCCCTGGAGGCAAAGCGCATGATCGCGGTCAATGGGAAAAACGAGCTGTTTTATTCCGCCTCTTCTTCGGCGGCGTGGAAAAAGATATGGCCGTCTTTTAAAGCCATTGACATGGAAAAGGGGATCGTGTCCTTTTCCCCGGGACAGTTTGATCTGTTTCACGGCCCCGGGGGCATGGTCTTTGTCACGGCGTCGGACGCCGGCGGAAATTTTTACGCGTCGTGGATATCCGGGGAAAAGGCGTTTCCTTTGTGGATGAAGCTTTACCGGTTTGACAAAGGAATCCATGATTTTGATTTCTCGGACGACGGGCGCAAGCTGGCCATTTTGGACGGCGAATTCAAGCCCCATCTGGTTCCCGTCAATGACACAATCGACTGGGCGGGGGTTCAGGCCGGGGCCGGGGCCTGGATGGACTCGGCGGTCATGGAGGCTTTGGGCAAAGGGGAGTTGGAAAAGGCCCGTGAGCTGATGGCCCTGGTAAACGGCGGAAAGAGCCCTTCGGCCCTTCCGGCGCCTGTGGCGGTTGTGAGTCTTTCGGGAAAAAGCAAGTCCCCGGACCCGGTCGGGGTGTCGTGGAGAAAGGCGGCCGGGGACAACCGGACCCGTTTTTACCATGTCCAGGGGGGCCGGCGGGACTCGTCGTCCCCGGAGATGGATTTTTACACCACGAAAAACGCCTTTGAGATTCCCATGAACGCCTTTTCAGACGGCGTCATATACGCCCGGGTCCGGGCCATGGATATGGACGGGAGCCAAAGCCCGTTCACGGAACTGGGGGAGAGGATCAAAGACACCACCCCGCCGGAGCGTGTGACCGGGATTGCCGCGGCTTTGGCCAAAACCCCGGGCTCGAAAGTCTATGACGCCGTCCGGGTGTTTTGGAATCCTTCCCGGGACCGGGACTTCGCCCGGTACCGGATTTACAAAATCAAAGGCGCCTCCCGGGAAAGGCTCGCGGTTCTGGACGGGCTTTCGCCCGCGGGAGAGCGGACCGGGGCCCCAAACGCCTTTTATATGGACGCGGGCGCGGACGCCGGGGCCTGGTTTCAGTACGCGGCCACGGCGGTGGATGACGCGGGCAATGAGAATCTGTTGGCCGGTCTTTCAGCGCCGGTTTTTTTAAACAACGCGCCGTCATTGCCGGGGGGCGCCCGGGCCTTTTCCCCGATTCCGGAGGATGAAAGAGACAGTTCCGGGGATTTGGTTTCGCGCTTTCTGCAAGGGGCGTCGGACCCCGAGGGCGACGCTGTCGGCATGGCCGTGATCTCGGCGGACAGCGACGGGGGCCGGTGGGAATACCGCCGCCCCGGCGGGGACTGGACGGCCTTTGTGTCGGCGAGCCCGATAAGGGCCCGGCTTCTTGAAGCGTCCGACCGAATCCGCTTTGTTCCGCTTTCGGACTGGAACGGGGATGCGACAATCACCTTCCGGGCCTGGGACAAGACCAAAGGCATGGCCGGGAGAACGGCGGACGTGTCTGGAAACGGGGAGTATCATCCTTACAGCGCCCACAGCGCCTCGGCCTCTGTCACCGTGAGGCCCGTGAACGATCCCCCGTCCTTTGTCAGGGGGCCGGACCTGAATATCATTGAGGACTCAGGGGCCCAGGTCGTTGAAAACTGGGCGTCTGAGATCGCCAAAGGCCCCGGGGACGAATCGGGCCAGAGGCTTTCGTTTGTGCTCGCCCATGACCGGGAGGCGCCGCCGGGGGCCATCCCGGACTTTTTCCACCAGGCGCCGGCCATGGACGAAAACGGGAGGTTGACCTACGCGCTTTATCCCGACGCCAACGGGACGGCGAATGTGACGGTCCGGTTAAGGGACGACGGGGGCGTGGAGAACGGCGGAATCGACGCGGATGAAAGCCGGCCGCCGGTCCGGTTTACGATCACGGCCCGTCCGGTGAACGATCCGCCGTCTTTTTCGGCCCTGGACCAGACCGTGGACGAGGACGCCGGAATTCGGCGAATCCCGCTTTCCGACTGGGCCCAGGACATCCGCCCGGGGCCTGAAAACGAAAAAGACCAGACGGTTGGATTCACAGTGGTTTCAACAAGCAGTCCGGGGCTTTTTTCCGCGCCTCCCTCCATCTCCCCGGACGGGGTTTTGATCTTTTCCCCGGCTTTGGATCAAAACGGACAGGCGCGGGTCACGGTCCGGGCCCGGGACGACGGGGGAGTGGAAAACGAAGGCGTGGATCAAAGCGCGCCTGTGACGTTTGGAATCACGGTTCGTTCCGTGAACGACGCGCCGTCGTTTTCAAAAGGCGCCGACATCCGGGTCCGGCAGAGCGCCGGAAGGCGGGTTTTGAGAAACTGGGCGAGACAAATCAGCGCCGGCCCGGCCGACGAGTCGGGGCAAAGACTTCATTTTGAGGTCAAAGCCTCGCGTCCGTCCTTGTTCGCGGTCCAGCCCGCCATCTCTTCCGGCGGGACCCTCACGTTCACGCCCCGTCGGAACAGAAGCGGGAAAACGTCTGTGACCGCGGTCTTAAAAGACGGCGGCGGAAAGGACCGGAGCGGCGAGGACCAAAGCGCGCCGGCCCGCTTTAACATCCGGGTCCTTCGGGTCTCCCGGCCCGGAAGCGACGCGTCGAATGACGCGCCGTCCCAACCCCTGCTCGAATCCCCGGCCGCGCCTTAA
- a CDS encoding conserved exported hypothetical protein (Evidence 4 : Unknown function but conserved in other organisms): MNIRKTALIRHIFLMASISFFFPAQGWAAEALSVEEAVREAVAANIDLKISRDGLEAAAAAKNSKRAEFLPSFGAMYRYQYNHEESKTTLTLPGGDVTLSDIPKSQFAFTASVTQPVFAGFALRNQYILAGLGLDAAKFNEMLVKRVVSYKARESFFSVLKAEKIVEIAKEAVALIDAHRDSAQNFYDVGMTPLNDLLKAQVELANARLDLVIAENALEMARADFNVILRRPIDSAVSILDTLDHDPFGKTLGECLEAAEKNRMEIKLAGLDAEMARKSLDVERAGFLPAVSLVGTYRQFGDDWNTNGGRGASDPSMWDVAVTASWPVWEWGKTHFRAKEKRHLFLAAQKQKISVLDSVRLEVRQAYLKTMEAEKTIAAVEKAIEQAQENFRISRERYREQMATSTDVLDARTLLSTTLTNYHSALYDFNIARAALEKAMGTGENED; this comes from the coding sequence ATGAATATCCGAAAAACCGCTCTGATCCGCCACATTTTTCTGATGGCGTCCATCTCTTTTTTCTTCCCGGCGCAGGGATGGGCCGCGGAGGCGCTCTCCGTCGAGGAGGCGGTCCGGGAAGCCGTCGCCGCCAACATTGATTTGAAGATATCCCGGGACGGCCTTGAAGCCGCGGCCGCGGCGAAAAACAGCAAACGCGCCGAGTTTCTGCCTTCCTTCGGCGCCATGTACCGGTATCAATACAACCACGAGGAGTCAAAGACCACGCTGACTCTGCCCGGAGGGGATGTGACGCTCAGCGACATCCCGAAAAGCCAGTTCGCCTTCACCGCCTCGGTCACCCAGCCTGTTTTCGCCGGTTTCGCGTTAAGAAATCAGTATATTCTGGCCGGTCTTGGCCTGGACGCGGCCAAATTCAACGAAATGCTTGTGAAACGGGTCGTTTCATACAAAGCCCGGGAATCTTTTTTCTCGGTTCTGAAAGCCGAAAAAATCGTCGAAATCGCCAAAGAGGCCGTGGCGCTCATCGACGCCCACCGGGACTCGGCCCAAAACTTTTACGATGTGGGCATGACCCCGTTAAACGACCTGCTCAAGGCCCAGGTGGAGCTGGCCAACGCCAGGCTTGACCTGGTCATCGCCGAAAACGCCCTGGAAATGGCGCGGGCCGATTTCAACGTGATTCTGCGAAGGCCTATTGACTCGGCGGTCTCCATTCTGGACACCCTGGACCATGATCCCTTCGGCAAAACCCTGGGCGAGTGCCTGGAGGCGGCGGAAAAAAACCGGATGGAGATCAAACTGGCCGGTCTGGACGCGGAAATGGCCCGCAAGAGCCTGGATGTGGAGCGGGCCGGCTTTCTTCCCGCCGTGTCCCTGGTGGGGACCTATCGCCAGTTTGGAGACGACTGGAACACAAACGGGGGCCGGGGGGCTTCGGACCCCTCCATGTGGGACGTGGCCGTCACCGCCAGCTGGCCCGTATGGGAATGGGGCAAAACCCATTTCAGGGCAAAGGAGAAGCGCCATCTTTTCCTGGCGGCCCAAAAACAGAAAATCAGCGTTCTGGATTCCGTCCGCCTGGAGGTCCGGCAGGCGTATTTAAAAACAATGGAGGCGGAAAAAACCATCGCCGCGGTTGAAAAAGCCATTGAGCAGGCCCAGGAGAATTTCAGGATCAGCCGGGAGCGATACCGGGAGCAGATGGCCACCTCCACGGATGTGCTGGACGCCCGGACCCTTCTTTCCACCACCCTGACAAACTATCACAGCGCCCTTTACGACTTCAACATCGCCAGGGCCGCCCTTGAAAAGGCCATGGGAACGGGGGAGAATGAAGACTGA
- the ftsE gene encoding transporter subunit: ATP-binding component of ABC superfamily (Evidence 2b : Function from indirect experimental evidences (e.g. phenotypes); PubMedId : 10048040, 14729705, 3025556; Product type t : transporter) yields MKTEPRHEPKHEKEAAIRFFHVRKKFGARTVLNDITLDIFKNEFVFVTGPSGAGKTTLLSLIYLKERATEGEILVDGLNLSRIRRKRAPDLRRKLGIIFQDYKLIPTKTAFENVSLVLEAAGVKKKLIQKKVNSILRSIRMEEKSRAYPPSLSGGEQQRVAFARAVAGDPEIIIADEPFGSLDPDSAASILKLLDVYHARGATIILATHDRDLIQKRPGRVIRLSDGSIHLEGERVHAPGEGEA; encoded by the coding sequence ATGAAGACTGAGCCCAGACATGAGCCCAAACATGAAAAAGAGGCCGCCATCCGCTTTTTTCATGTGCGCAAAAAATTCGGCGCCCGGACGGTGTTAAACGATATCACGCTGGATATCTTTAAAAATGAATTCGTGTTTGTCACAGGCCCCAGCGGGGCGGGCAAAACCACCCTGCTTTCCCTGATCTATCTCAAGGAAAGGGCCACCGAGGGGGAAATCCTGGTGGACGGTTTGAATCTTTCCCGAATCCGCCGCAAACGGGCGCCGGATTTAAGAAGAAAACTGGGGATCATCTTCCAGGATTACAAGCTGATCCCCACCAAAACGGCCTTTGAAAACGTCAGCCTGGTCCTGGAGGCGGCCGGGGTCAAAAAAAAGCTGATCCAAAAAAAGGTCAACAGCATTTTAAGGTCCATCCGCATGGAGGAAAAAAGTCGGGCGTATCCCCCGAGCCTGTCCGGGGGCGAGCAGCAGCGCGTGGCCTTCGCCAGGGCCGTGGCCGGTGATCCGGAGATCATCATCGCCGACGAGCCTTTTGGAAGCCTGGACCCTGATTCGGCCGCCTCCATCCTGAAACTTCTGGACGTCTATCACGCCAGGGGGGCCACCATTATTCTCGCCACCCACGACCGGGACCTGATCCAAAAAAGGCCGGGCCGCGTGATCCGCTTGAGCGACGGGTCGATCCACCTGGAGGGGGAGCGCGTCCACGCCCCCGGGGAGGGGGAGGCATGA